One genomic region from Prunus persica cultivar Lovell chromosome G3, Prunus_persica_NCBIv2, whole genome shotgun sequence encodes:
- the LOC18766025 gene encoding uncharacterized protein LOC18766025 gives MATITDSIVLYSSAQNSYLRPVISSRPALSISVRRRLGALPEFRGLRVHLLPKPSPAPSNFPKARPFPSTAGIVSQAQDTTLDVPTVTDRTWNSLVLKADGPVLVEFWAPWCGPCRTIHPVVGELAKEYAGKLKCFKLSTDDTPSIATQYGIRSVPTIMIFINGEKKDAIIGAVPKTTLTATIEKFL, from the exons ATGGCGACGATAACTGACTCCATCGTTCTCTATTCTTCGGCTCAAAATTCATATCTCCGGCCGGTGATATCGTCAAGGCCGGCTCTTTCCATCTCTGTTCGCCGGAGACTGGGTGCGTTGCCGGAATTCAGGGGCTTGAGGGTTCACTTGCTTCCCAAACCGTCGCCCGCTCCCTCCAATTTTCCAAAAGCCAGGCCTTTTCCATCAACTGCCGGCATTGTCTCTCAAGCTCAGGATACCACTCTCGATG TTCCTACAGTTACGGATAGAACATGGAACTCACTGGTCCTCAAAGCTGATGGCCCTGTATTGGTTGAGTTTTGGGCTCCATGGTGTGGGCCTTGCCGCACGATCCATCCAGTAGTAGGTGAACTAGCAAAGGAGTATGCTGGGAAGCTTAAGTGCTTTAAGTTAAGCACGGATGATACTCCTTCAATTGCAACCCAATATGGAATTCGAAGTGTCCCAACCATCATGATTTTCATCAATGGTGAGAAAAAGGACGCAATAATTGGTGCTGTGCCTAAAACCACATTGACTGCTACCATTGAGAAATTTTTGTAG
- the LOC18765988 gene encoding uncharacterized protein LOC18765988 isoform X2 — protein MASPRAFTFKCSPSLAFSTKTLMDSKPRTLRSPFSCSTSGSPQREARLSDAVEGAITLQEWQGWGTTSPLPAMVTKIVEDLKALEKDIDAQMSFGGSGGKLQGDFKVQEDKKHRKTYQALGDSEQKLQFFAARQIACRLLGSRGYLCQKCWLPLEDCMCSNVTQSTLWHRMRFWLYMHPKDFLRQNNTGKLLWQVFGTEAATLCLFGISEHEEIMWNALKLAGKKNVWCLYPNKNAALKSVEDVFGQEPSPYLECTDTKDQATSVWGEADFPCISLATGVSAMHKLRPQPSWDRTCTAGAAIGLLSELQLLPEFSSFGFDKQAEALEDTLVILLEALTTRRVRMGRSITRKVRHMSGIC, from the exons ATGGCCTCGCCTAGGGCCTTCACATTCAAATGCTCTCCTTCTCTCGCCTTTTCCACCAAGACACTCATGGACTCAAAACCCAGAACCCTCCGCAGCCCATTTTCATGTTCAACTTCTGGCTCCCCTCAAAGAGAAGCTCGTTTAAGCGACGCTGTTGAAGGCGCTATCACATTGCAGGAATGGCAGGGTTGGGGCACCACGTCCCCTCTGCCCGCCATGGTTACGAAAATTGTTGAGGATTTGAAGGCTTTGGAAAAAGATATCGATGCCCAGATGAGCtttggtggtagtggtggcaAACTTCAG GGGGATTTTAAAGTGCAAGAGGATAAAAAGCACCGGAAAACCTATCAGGCTTTAGGTGATTCTGAACAAAAACTCCAGTTCTTTGCAGCTCGACAAATAGCATGTCGTTTGCTGGGAAGTAGGGGCTACCTTTGTCAAaag TGCTGGCTTCCTTTGGAAGATTGTATGTGTTCAAACGTCACACAATCCACTCTTTGGCATAGAATGAGGTTCTGGTTATATATGCATCCAAAG GATTTCTTGCGACAGAACAACACTGGAAAGTTGTTATGGCAAGTATTTGGCACTGAGGCTGCAACTTTGTGCCTCTTTGGCATTTCCGAACATGAAGAAATAATGTGGAATGCTTTGAAGCTAGCAG gaaaaaaaaatgtttggtGCCTTTATCCCAACAAAAATGCAGCGTTAAAATCAGTTGAGGATGTCTTCGGCCAAGAACCGTCACCATATCTGGAATGCACAGATACTAAG GATCAAGCAACGTCAGTTTGGGGAGAGGCAGACTTTCCTTGTATTTCCCTGGCCACTGGTGTATCTGCGATGCATAAACTTAG GCCTCAACCATCATGGGATCGTACCTGTACAGCAGGAGCGGCTATTGGCCTCCTCTCTGAGCTGCAACTTCTTCCGGAGTTCAGCTCCTTTGGATTCGATAAACAGGCTGAGGCTCTAGAGGATACTTTAGTTATATTATTAGAAGCACTGACAACTAGAAGAGTTCGGATGGGCAGGTCCATCACTCGTAAAGTAAGACACATGAGTGGCATCTGTTAA
- the LOC18765988 gene encoding uncharacterized protein LOC18765988 isoform X1 — MASPRAFTFKCSPSLAFSTKTLMDSKPRTLRSPFSCSTSGSPQREARLSDAVEGAITLQEWQGWGTTSPLPAMVTKIVEDLKALEKDIDAQMSFGGSGGKLQGDFKVQEDKKHRKTYQALGDSEQKLQFFAARQIACRLLGSRGYLCQKCWLPLEDCMCSNVTQSTLWHRMRFWLYMHPKDFLRQNNTGKLLWQVFGTEAATLCLFGISEHEEIMWNALKLAGKKNVWCLYPNKNAALKSVEDVFGQEPSPYLECTDTKTNEDGTLNFILIDGTWNNSVSIFSRLKDQATSVWGEADFPCISLATGVSAMHKLRPQPSWDRTCTAGAAIGLLSELQLLPEFSSFGFDKQAEALEDTLVILLEALTTRRVRMGRSITRKVRHMSGIC; from the exons ATGGCCTCGCCTAGGGCCTTCACATTCAAATGCTCTCCTTCTCTCGCCTTTTCCACCAAGACACTCATGGACTCAAAACCCAGAACCCTCCGCAGCCCATTTTCATGTTCAACTTCTGGCTCCCCTCAAAGAGAAGCTCGTTTAAGCGACGCTGTTGAAGGCGCTATCACATTGCAGGAATGGCAGGGTTGGGGCACCACGTCCCCTCTGCCCGCCATGGTTACGAAAATTGTTGAGGATTTGAAGGCTTTGGAAAAAGATATCGATGCCCAGATGAGCtttggtggtagtggtggcaAACTTCAG GGGGATTTTAAAGTGCAAGAGGATAAAAAGCACCGGAAAACCTATCAGGCTTTAGGTGATTCTGAACAAAAACTCCAGTTCTTTGCAGCTCGACAAATAGCATGTCGTTTGCTGGGAAGTAGGGGCTACCTTTGTCAAaag TGCTGGCTTCCTTTGGAAGATTGTATGTGTTCAAACGTCACACAATCCACTCTTTGGCATAGAATGAGGTTCTGGTTATATATGCATCCAAAG GATTTCTTGCGACAGAACAACACTGGAAAGTTGTTATGGCAAGTATTTGGCACTGAGGCTGCAACTTTGTGCCTCTTTGGCATTTCCGAACATGAAGAAATAATGTGGAATGCTTTGAAGCTAGCAG gaaaaaaaaatgtttggtGCCTTTATCCCAACAAAAATGCAGCGTTAAAATCAGTTGAGGATGTCTTCGGCCAAGAACCGTCACCATATCTGGAATGCACAGATACTAAG ACAAATGAAGATGGAACActgaatttcattttgattgaTGGAACTTGGAACAATTCAGTTTCGATATTCAGTCGTCTGAAG GATCAAGCAACGTCAGTTTGGGGAGAGGCAGACTTTCCTTGTATTTCCCTGGCCACTGGTGTATCTGCGATGCATAAACTTAG GCCTCAACCATCATGGGATCGTACCTGTACAGCAGGAGCGGCTATTGGCCTCCTCTCTGAGCTGCAACTTCTTCCGGAGTTCAGCTCCTTTGGATTCGATAAACAGGCTGAGGCTCTAGAGGATACTTTAGTTATATTATTAGAAGCACTGACAACTAGAAGAGTTCGGATGGGCAGGTCCATCACTCGTAAAGTAAGACACATGAGTGGCATCTGTTAA